Sequence from the Acidobacteriota bacterium genome:
AACCGCTGGGAGACCTTCCGGTAGAGCAGACTGTCTGCGGGCGCGTGCTTCGCCACCACCGGCCCCTCGTGGCTGCCGCGCAGAACGGAGGTGGCCGTGCGCAGATCCAGCCCGACCATGGCGGTGCCGCCATGGCAACTGTAGCAATTGGTCTTGAAGATGGGCTCCACGTCCCGCTCGAAGCTGGGTTGACCGAAGACGGCCGCCGTCGACAGCGCACCCAAGATTGCAAGCGGAGCCAGGAGACGTGAAAGCCGCACGGTCAGGCCTCCCGCGGAGGATTCTCGAGGATGTCCGAGACGATGCGCGCGCCCGTGATGCTGGCGTTGGTGGGGGTTTCCGCCCGGCCCTCGTGGAGGACGGTCAGCCGTTTGTGATCGATTCCGAGCTGCTGCAGCAGCGTGGCCTGCAAGTCGGCGACGCCGACACGGTTCACCGTGGACCGGTAGCCGAACTCGTCGGTCGCTCCGTAGATCAGGCCCTTCTTGAAGCCGCCGCCGGCCAGCCAGAGGCTGAACGCGTTCCGGTTGTGATCCCGGCCGTCGGAGTTCTGGGTGGTGGGAAGGCGTCCGAATTCGCCCGCCCACAGCAGGACCGTGCTCTCCAGCAACCCGCGGCTCTTCAGGTCCTTCAGCAATCCGGCCACCGGCTGGTCGGTCTTGGCGCAGATCCGGCTCAATTTCTCCCTGAGCTTGGCGTGATTGTCCCAGGGCTGTCCTGGTCCCGGATGGATTTGGACGAACCGGACGCCGGCCTCGATCATGCGGCGGGCCATCAGGCAGCGCAGGCCGTAGCCGGCGGAGACGGGGTTGTCCATCCCGTAGAGCTTCTTCGTCGCTTCCGACTCCTTGGAGACGTCCAGGACGTCCGTGGCGGCCAGTTGCATGCGCGCGGCCAGCTCGTAGTTCTGGATGCGAGCCTCCAACTCCGAGTCGCCCGGGTGGCGGCCCAGATGCAACCGGTTCAGCTTGGCCAGCGTGTCCAGCTCCGCCCGCTGGGCGCCGGGCGGCGGCGGCACCCGGGGATGCAGGTGCCGGACCGGGGTCCCGGTGGAGCTGAACTCCACGCCCTGATGGAGGGCTGACAGGAAGCCGCTGGTCCAGAGCTGCTTGCCCAAGGTCGAATACCCCTCCGGATCGCGCAACACCACAAAGGCGGGGAGGTTCTGATTTTCCGTTCCCAGCGCGTAAGACACCCAAGACCCCAGCACCGGCCGGCCGGAGAAGATATGGCAGGTCAGCAGCATGTGCAGACCTTCCGAGTGGTTGTTGTGCTCGGTGTGCATGGAGCGAATGAGGCAGATGTCGTCGGCGACGGTCGCCAGGTGGGGAAGGGTCTCGCCCAGATCCATGCCGCTCTGGCCGTGCTTGCTGAACTGGAACGGGCTGGCCAGCAGCACGTTGGCGTTGTTGGGCTGATGGATCTCGACGCCGTCCGGATGCGGTTTGCCGGACCACTTCGTCAGCTCGGGCTTGGGATCGAACAGGTCCATCTGGCTGGGGCCGCCGTTCTGGACGAACTGGATCACCGCTTTCGCAGGGGCGGGAAAGTGGCCCTTGCGCGGTTTCAGGTCGTTGTAAACGCGGCGATCCTCTTCGGCTTTCAGCATGCTGGCGAGAGCCACGCTGCCCATGCCGAGACCGCTGATTTCCAGAAGCTTGCGGCGGGAGACGGTATGCGGAAGAACGTCCCGGATCATGCTCAAGTCCCTGAGTCCAGTGGATTTGATCTGGCCTAAATGTTACGCCGAGGAGCGTTGACTTTCCAGCCGCCGCATGGGAGTGGGGGTTGTTAACCCGATTCCGGGGGGTTGGGGGAGGCGGAAAGCCCCCCTTCACGCTATTCCGTGGTAACGCGGAAGAGTGGGGGACTAACCGTCCCCCCTCCTGTCGCTCGCTGGTACACTACGGGGCAACCGCCTGTCTCGGAGAAACGTGATGAAACAAGCTCTACAATTCCTTGTCCCCTTGTGTTCGCTGTGGCTGGCCGCCTGCAATGTGCCGGTCACCAACGGCCCCTCCCAGTCCGATCCTCCGGAACGCGGGCCTCGCGTTCAGCCGGGCACTGCCATGGGGATCTATGCGCCCGAGCAGCACGACCTGTACGACGGCCGATTCATCATCTCGGGAAGCCGCATCTACCAGGTCGGCACGCTGAACGACGAGAGCCCGTGGGACCACATGGGAAATGACGGGACCAATCTGCGGCCGGTGGAGGGCACCGTCGAGTTCGACGTGGACGAGATCAACAACACGGGGACCTTCCGCGCCGATCTCCAACTCCCCGAAGGCCGCTACGTCATCGACCTGGAAGAGTTCAAGGAGTTCTCACCCTGCCAGGACGGCGGCATCGCATCGTGGCTGTTCGAGCACGGCGATTCCGGTTGCGGCGACGCCAATTGGCCCAAGAGCATTCTCTACGTGGCCGGTTGGGGGATCGGCTCCGCCACCCTGAACGGAGAGCCGCTCTACCAGGACTACCAGATCCACTTCATGGTCACCCAGGGCATGCGCGACCGGAACCTGGTGGTTCGCTTTCCTCTTGAAGGGAAGAGTTCGGAGGCGGGCGCCGTCAACCCGGCCCTCCAGCAGTTGGATTTCTACATCCGGAGTCCCGAGACCAACGAGGCCAACCATCCCCAGCGGGAGGTGTTCGACCACTTCTTCGCCATGGAGGTCACCTGGAAATAGCCTCGCCGACGGCTCCGCATGCGGCCGCTGACCGCTGATTCATCATGTCGCGAAAGAGATGAGATTCGCATTACTCCTTGTCTTTTTTCTTCCTCCGGTGTTGGCCTCCGGGCAGACCGTCGAGCAGGTGGGTGCGATCCTCGAACTGCCGGTTCAATCTCCCGAGATCGTCGAATTTCAGTTGCGCCAGTACCTGATGAAACGGGTGCCGCCGCTGCCTACTCCGCAGAACGCCCGGGAATGGGAGATCGAAGCTCGGACCATTAGAGAACGGGTACTGGAAGACGTGATCTTCCGCGGTTGGCCTTCCGACTGGGTGGAAGCGGAGCCCAAATTTGAAGATTTGGGAATCATCGCCTCGGGGAAGGGCTACCGGCTACGCGGGCTTCGCTACGAGATCATCCCCGGTTTCCAGACGACGGCCCTCCTCTACGAGCCGGAGAGCCTGACCGGAAAGGTCCCGGCCATCGTCAACGTGAACGGCCACACGCCCGTCGGAAACGCCACCGGTTACAAGCAGATCCGGTGCATCAACTACGCACTGCGAGGCATGCTGGCCCTGAGCCTGGAATGGTTCAACTGCGGGGAACTGCACCTTCCCGGGAACGACCATTGGTACGGCGGCCACATGAATCTGGCCGGCATGAGCGCTACCGGACTGTTCTACCTGGCCATGCGCAAGGGCTTGGACTACCTGGAGCGCCACCCCCATGTCGACGGGCGCCGCCTGGGGGTCACGGGCCTGTCGGGGGGAGCCTGGCAGACCGGAGTCTTGAGCGGACTGGATGAACGGGTTGCCGCCGCCGCACCGGTCTCCGGGTATTTCGCCTTCCTCTCGGCCATCGAGCGGAATGCCGACGTGGGGGACATGGAGTACAACCCGCCCGACCTGGGCATCGACTACGCTCATCTCACCGCCCTGCGGGCGCCGCGCCCCACCCTGCTGATGTTCTCGGCCGAGGACAACTACTACGTGGGCCGGGCGGTTCTCACCAAGCCCTATCTCTACGACCAGATCATGCCATTCTTCGCGCTGTTCGGAAGAGAGGAGGCCTTCGAATGGCACGAGAACACCGACCCGGGAACGCACAACTACGAGTTGGACAATCGCCAACAGTCCTACCGCTTTTTCAGCCGCCATTTCGGGCTGCCGGCGCAGCCGGAGGAGATCCCGGTGGACGCGGAGGTCAAGACCGCCCGGGAGCTGCATCTGGGAATCCCGGAGGACAATCTCACCATCCTGGGTCTGGCGCGAAAGCTTGCCGCTGAGATCGAACATGAGGATCCACCCGGCAACCCGGGGAGGAGACGAGCCTGGGCCGGACGCAAGAGAGAACGGCTCCGGGAACTGGTGCGTTATCGCTCACGGAGAGTCGAACACCCCTGGGGCGTGGCCAACACCAAGAAGAGGGGGCTTGAGAGTGTTTCCTACCGTCTCCAATTCGACAACGGGCTCAGCGCCTCGGCAATCTGGCTGAAGGCGATTGCCAGCCCGCCCGATGCGCCTGCAACCATCGTTCTGAATGACCGAGGCTATGCGGCAGCGGGGTCACAGGTCTCCGGTCTCTTGAATCAAGGTGGCCAGGTCCTGGCGTTGGACCTGATCTTCTCGGGCAACGCCGCTCCAGAAGGCCCGTTGAGGCCCGAGGGTTCACGGGCCAACGACCCTGCCCTCAACCAGCTCTTGGAGGAAAGTAAGAATAAATCGATGGCCTCCTGGATGGTCAGCCGGCCTCCTTCGGCTCTGTACGGACAACTGCTGGCCCCCCTGGGAGAGCGTCCGCTCGGCATCAGGGCCGCCCAACTGGTGGCCACGACCCGCTGGCTGGAGGAGACGACAGGAACCCGCCGCGTCCGTCTGGAGAGCAGCGGCATCCGCTGTCAGGTGGTCGCCTTGATCGCGGCGGCGCTGAAGCCCGAGTTGTTTTCGCAGGTTCGGATTCGCCAGGGGATGGACAGCCTGAGCCATTTGTACGAGGTTCCCGTCACCTATCAGCAGGCTCCCGGACTTTTTTGCCGGGACCTCTACAAGGAGTTCGACCTTGATCAGCTTGAGGCTTTGGCCGAATCCACGGAGATCTTTCGAGAGTGAAATGGGAGGGGATTGTTAACCCAGCGTCGGAGCGGCGGTTGTTAACCCCCGCGTCGGAGCGGTGGTTGTTAACCTCAGTGTCGGAGCGGCGGTTTCCAACCGCCGATTCTTGCAACAACATGGATGTCTCCGAGCCTATGGGGGAACAAGACTGTTCCCCCTCGTAGTGAAGAGTAAATCGGAGTCCGAGCAGTCCCTCTCGACAGCCACGGAGAGATACCAATGCGGCGCCTGATCTTTGGACTCTTCCTCTTGGCGCCCGGCCTGGCCTTGGCGCAGGACCGTCCCAACGTCATCCTGATCCTGACCGATGACCAGGGCTACGGCGACTTGGGCAGCCAGGGCAATCCCTTCATTCAGACGCCCCACCTCGACCGGTTCTACACGGAAAGCGTTCGCCTCACGGATTTCCATGTCGACCCGGTCTGCACACCGACCCGGGCGGCGTTGTTGACGGGCCGTTACTCCATTCGCACCGGAGCCTGGCGGACGGGGGCCGGGCGGGCCTTCCTGCGGCGGGACGAGGTCACCCTTGCCGATGTCTTTGCGGCGGGGGGCTATCGCACCGGCATGTTCGGAAAATGGCACCTTGGCGACAACTACCCCTACCGGCCGCACGACCGTGGGTTTCATGTGTCCGTGTGGCACCGCCACGGCGCCATCGGGATGTCGGGTGACGCCTGGGGGAACGACTACTTCGACGACATCTACAACCGGAACGGCGACCGCGAGCAATTCACCGGATACTGCACCGACGTCTTCTTCGACGAAGCCTTCAAGTTCATCGAGGCGAACCGGGGCCGGCCCTTTTTCGTCTATCTGTCGACCAACGCTCCGCACAATCCTTACATCGTGGCGGACCGGTACTCCGCTCCCTATCGGAGGATGGGACTGTCTGCCCCACTGGCCGAACTTCATGGGGATGGTCACCAACATCGACGAGAACGTGGGCCGGTTGCTGGGAAAACTGAAAGAGTGGGATCTGGAAGACGACACCATCCTGATCTTCATGACCGATAACGGCGCCCTTGGCGGCATCCGCATGGAAAAGGGAGATTCAGATGGTTTTCCTCTGGAGCCATGGAACCGCTTCGGGGCCAACCTGCGGGGACGAAAGGGATCGCCCTACGAAGGCGGCCACCGGGTCCCCTTTTTCATACGCTGGCCCCGTGGCGGGCTGGGTGGCGGTCAGGATGTGGAGGGGTTGACGTCCCACATCGACCTGATGCCGACGTTGATGGAGTCTTGCGGCGTGGCGAAGCCCGCGCCGGTGGAATTTGACGGAATCAGCCTGGCGCCGCTGCTCCGCGGGCAGGCCTCCGCCGCTGAACGCATACTGTTCGTCGAGCACCTGGGGGGCAGCTACTCGAGACCGACTTTCGAACTGATCCCTTACGGCATCTCCGCCGTCCTGACGTCCCGCTGGCGCCTGGTCTTCGGCAAGGAGCTTTACGACCTCACCCGCGACCCGATGCAGAGAACGGATGTTGCCGCCCAATATCCGGAGATTGTGAGGGAATTGAGGAAGGAACACGAGCGCTGGTTTTCCGACGTCACCCGGAGGATCTCCGAACCCTGCCGGATCGTGCTGGGCGACCCGGCGGAAAACCCCGTCCACCTGAATCTGCAGGACTGGTACATGCCCAAAGGGAATGCTCCCTGGTATCAGAGGCCGTTTGGTCCGTATGTGCATGTCAGCAGTGACCCGGCGCCCTACGTGAACGGGAAATGGATGGTGGAGGTCGCCCGGTCCGGCCGCTATGAGCTCACGCTTCGACAGCTACCCAGGGAGGCGGCCTTTGTGATCCCAGCCGTCGAGGCTCGGCTCCAGGTTGGTCAGGTGGACAAGACCAGGATGGTCCCTACGGGCGCCAAAGCGGTGAAGTTTACGGTGGAACTCGATGCCGGCCCGCAGTCTCTGCAGACGTGGTTCACGCAGGCCGGAGGTCGATCCCGCGGAGCTTTTTACGTTGAGGTCCGGCGGATGAATGACGCGGGCTGACGTGGCTTACGTAGTCAGATTTGTCCCCGCGAAACGGGGACAGTCCAGTTGACGCCCTGATCAGGACACCCCCGCGCCCAGCAGATAATCGATCTTGTCACTCAGCTTCTGGATCAGGTCCACGTCGGGATCGAACCCCACGTGGCGATACTGAATACGACCCTCCCTCCCGATAATCACGATCGTCGGGTACCCGGACACGCCGAAATCATCGCTCACCTCACGGTCTCGGACGACTGGAAAATCATATTCGTTATCTTTCATGAACCTGCGGACTTTGTCGTCGTTCGAGTCGACGCTGACGGCAAGAAAGGCAACTTCGGGCCGGTCTGACCATCGATCGACCGTGGCCTGGAACAGGGGAAGCTCCCGGAGACACGGTCCGCACCATGTGGCCCAGAAGTCAAGGACCACAACCTTGCCAAGAAGATCCGCTGATTTGACCCTTTCTCCACCCAGTGTCTCCAGATTGAATTCCGGAGCTTTACCGGAGGAAAGCCCGCGAGCCCGAATAATTGTCTCATCCAGACTGAGTGAAGTCGGCGCACCGATGGCGACGTCGCCTGCCGTCTCTTCCTGAATGACGTGGTCCAGAACATACTGGCGCAGACCCT
This genomic interval carries:
- a CDS encoding DUF1501 domain-containing protein, coding for MIRDVLPHTVSRRKLLEISGLGMGSVALASMLKAEEDRRVYNDLKPRKGHFPAPAKAVIQFVQNGGPSQMDLFDPKPELTKWSGKPHPDGVEIHQPNNANVLLASPFQFSKHGQSGMDLGETLPHLATVADDICLIRSMHTEHNNHSEGLHMLLTCHIFSGRPVLGSWVSYALGTENQNLPAFVVLRDPEGYSTLGKQLWTSGFLSALHQGVEFSSTGTPVRHLHPRVPPPPGAQRAELDTLAKLNRLHLGRHPGDSELEARIQNYELAARMQLAATDVLDVSKESEATKKLYGMDNPVSAGYGLRCLMARRMIEAGVRFVQIHPGPGQPWDNHAKLREKLSRICAKTDQPVAGLLKDLKSRGLLESTVLLWAGEFGRLPTTQNSDGRDHNRNAFSLWLAGGGFKKGLIYGATDEFGYRSTVNRVGVADLQATLLQQLGIDHKRLTVLHEGRAETPTNASITGARIVSDILENPPREA
- a CDS encoding acetylxylan esterase produces the protein MRFALLLVFFLPPVLASGQTVEQVGAILELPVQSPEIVEFQLRQYLMKRVPPLPTPQNAREWEIEARTIRERVLEDVIFRGWPSDWVEAEPKFEDLGIIASGKGYRLRGLRYEIIPGFQTTALLYEPESLTGKVPAIVNVNGHTPVGNATGYKQIRCINYALRGMLALSLEWFNCGELHLPGNDHWYGGHMNLAGMSATGLFYLAMRKGLDYLERHPHVDGRRLGVTGLSGGAWQTGVLSGLDERVAAAAPVSGYFAFLSAIERNADVGDMEYNPPDLGIDYAHLTALRAPRPTLLMFSAEDNYYVGRAVLTKPYLYDQIMPFFALFGREEAFEWHENTDPGTHNYELDNRQQSYRFFSRHFGLPAQPEEIPVDAEVKTARELHLGIPEDNLTILGLARKLAAEIEHEDPPGNPGRRRAWAGRKRERLRELVRYRSRRVEHPWGVANTKKRGLESVSYRLQFDNGLSASAIWLKAIASPPDAPATIVLNDRGYAAAGSQVSGLLNQGGQVLALDLIFSGNAAPEGPLRPEGSRANDPALNQLLEESKNKSMASWMVSRPPSALYGQLLAPLGERPLGIRAAQLVATTRWLEETTGTRRVRLESSGIRCQVVALIAAALKPELFSQVRIRQGMDSLSHLYEVPVTYQQAPGLFCRDLYKEFDLDQLEALAESTEIFRE